The following is a genomic window from Spirosoma foliorum.
GCCGCACAACCGGCCGTGTTGGAACTTGCGGATATGACCGGATGCCTAATCCGTCGGCAGGAAACCCGGCAAACTATATCATCGCTCTCGCTTGAGTCTTATCCGCCAGGTACTTATATTTTAACTATACAAGTTGCGGATAGAAGGGCATCCAAACGGATTGTGAAGTTGTAAATATACTAGCAGAACTACTTTTTCTCCCGTTTCGCGCGCTCCAACTGGCGATAGGCATCACCAAAGTCATCACCATCCGCAATCTCATGGGTCAGAATAGGTACGCTTTTGTGACCAGCTATCAATAACCAGCGAGCTACTTCATCGGCGGCTGTTTGGTAAGCGAGCATAGTATGCGTTGCATTATTTCCGAAAAATTCGCGGGTGGTTTCGAGTTCGGAGAGTTTTAACATCGGGCTCGGGGGGTAGTGCATTGGGCCAGTTTCGACCCAAACTGATCTGTCATGGGAAGAGCTATCTGGCGTCTCCCAAACGGATGGGTTGCTAAATCGATAATCGACCATTAGTGCCAGCCCTTCGTTGAACCATTGCGGAATTTGTTGTTTTACGCGCCACCAGCCCAATCGGGCAAATAGTTCATCATGACATAACTCGTGGGCAATTACGTCGGTATTGTTGCCATCCGGTCCCAGAATCAGATACGATGTTCCCCATGGCATTCCGAGGCTACAACCAGCTCCTTCGCCCCCGGCACAATACTGTTCATAATCCGCTTGGTATGGACAATAAATCAGAATGGCCTGCCCGCGTCGGTCTCCCCAGAATCGTTGGATACGCTGGCGGGCTGCCAGTAGATGTTGACTAAATTGGTTGACTTGTTGGTTGGTGGCTGTCTGATGGATGTAGACATTCGGTGCGCCCGTTAGCATCCGAAATTGGTCCGAACTCTGAATTCGAAAGCAGTGAATTAATTGCGGAAAAAGGAGTAGAAAACCAATCGGCAACGCAATTAGTAAGGAGAAACCATAGCGGAGGAATACGTTTTCACGCATGAAAAAATCAATGAATCTGGCGGCAATTTAACTGCTATTTTACTTGGTTTGTGTAAGGATAACATCATTCTGATCAGTCATGATAAAATGCGTATTCAACCATTATGTTCTTAGCCATTGATTACTAAACACCTAAAACCATGCCGGTTCGTTTGACGCTTGTTCTGATAAATCGTGTAGTACACTGTTTGTTACTCTTATTTATGGCTGTGCCTACCTCTGCCTGTACGATTTTTGTATTGACAGATGCCCAGCGAACCTTGTTTTTTAACAACGAAGATTACTCCAATCCTGCCACCCGAATGTGGTTTCTGCCCGCTGGAAAAGGCTATTTCGGTTGCGCTTATGTTGGTTTTGACGATGGTTGGGCACAGGGTGGAGTCAATACAAAAGGACTGGCATTTGACTGGGTAGCCGGATTTGACGAAAAATGGGTGCCTACTTCTGCGATGAAACGGGTTCAGGGAAACCCTAGCGAACGGATGCTGGAAACGTGCGCTACAGTTGATGACGCCATTGCGTTTTATCAGAAAAACCTGGAACCAAGTTTCTCGTATGCAAAAATCCTGATTGCCGATAAAACCGGCGCTTCCATAATTATTGGTGCCGAAAATGGCAAACTGCACATTGATCGGTCGAGCCAATCGAGAGGCTTTGGGTATGGCGGACAGACGCTTTCTAAGTCGTTGTCGGCAGCTCCCAAGCCAACTTTGGCGAATGGCATTCCTATTTTGCAGGCTTGTTTACAGGAAGGAATCTACGCGACGAAGTACTCAACAGTTTATGATTTGAGAATGGGTGAGATCTCGCTGTTTTCATTGGCCAATAATCAGGAAGAAGTTAAACTTAATCTGGCAAACGAATTGGCGAAGGGTGGTCACTATTACAAAATTCCTGAAATCAGAGAGGAACTGGTCCAGGTACCGATGCCGCTTTTGCCACTGATGAAACGTTTTCTATGGGAAGGCTATCCGCCCATTGCCAATATCGATCCTGCCATCACCCAGCGCATTAAGTCTATTTTGGAGCGTGTTGCGCAAGGTCGTTTACAGGAAAGCGACTTTACACCTGAATTTTGGAAAGGCATTTCGGCCGCTCAGCAAGAGAGTCAGGCCGAACTCGCAAAGCTAGGTAAACTGCTTTCATTAACCCTTCTTGAGCGTCAGCAAACGGCTAATCAGTCGAGCTATTTGTATTGTATCGACTTCGAAAATGCCACCATACTCCAGCGATTTACGTTGGATGGCCAGGATCGAGTGGCTATGATTAAATCTGAAGCGGCTGAACAAAAAAACGAACTGAAGAAACGGGAGAAATAACTCCCGAAGACAGCTTCACGTTTTCAATCAGCTATTTGCTGGACATGAATCGATACAGAAACGGCGCTTTGTGCGCTCCTCCACTGTAGTGTTTGTCTAGTCGCTCTAAAATTCCCAGGCTGAGCATCTTGCGCTGAAAGCCAGACCGATGTAGTTTCTGATCCAGAATGGTCTCATAAAGGCTTTGTAAATCGGCCATTGTAAACGTTTCGGCTAATAGATTGAAGCCGATCAACTTACGATCAAGATCGGTGCGGAGGGTGTCTAACGCTTTTTGGACAATAAACTGGTGATCCTGCATCAATGGAGGTAGGTTGGCTAAATCATACCAGGCGCAACTGTCCGAGAGCGAATCGGGGATAGGCACCGCTTTCGTAAAGTCAACTAATGCGTAATAGCCCACAGAGATAAATCGCCGTAGCAACCAGTGATTTTCGGGTGGTGCATAGCCTTTGGCTGCCATAATCGCCCGCATAGGAGCGGGGTCAAATCGGCTGAGGTCACCAAAGACATAGAACTGCTCCAGATAGATATCACTTAGACCTGTGCGCTCTGATAAAACCCGTTTGGCGGCATCGTTCAGATTTTCATTGGTCAGAATAAAACCTCCAGGTAAAGCCATTAGCCCTGTGTTGCGGTATTCCAGCAACAGAATCTTCAGCTGATTTTGATGAAACCCGAAAATGACCGTATCAATAGCCAGACCCGGTAAAAAATCATTGCCGTCTGGTTTAATTTCTTCCGTCTTTAACTGCGCACTCATACCATTAAAATTTAGCCGAAAGTAGCAAAAAGTTTGGCCGTGCCAACAGAAGCCTTTATTATTGTATCAATATGTTACAATAATAAAAACAATCCTTTACTAAGTTGCCTGATTTAAGGGTAAATTGATTTAGGTAGCTTACTTTTTTACACGAATACACTAAACAGATTGTCATGAAAACCCTTTTGATGCTGTCATTATTGGCTGCTCCGCTAGCCGACATGGCCATTGCTCAGTCAGCGCCCCAGGCCAAAACGGTCAATGGCGTGGTAGAAGGCGTTACCGAAGCCAGCGGCATTCGTGCTTTCAAAGGAATTCCATTTGCACAGCCACCCGTTGGCGATTTGCGTTGGAAAGAACCTCAACCCACCAAAAACTGGCAGGGTGTACGTAAAGCCGACCATTTTGGCCCACGAGCTATGCAGGGCGCTATTTTCGGTGATATGGGCTTCCGGTCCGACGGTATGAGCGAGGATTGCCTGTACCTGAACGTATGGACACCTGCCAAGTCTGCTTCTGAAAAACTGCCCGTATTGGTGTATTTTTATGGCGGAGGATTTGTAGCGGGTGATGGGTCTGAAGGCCGTTACGATGGCGAAAGCATGGCGCGTAAAGGCATTGTAACCCTCACGGTAAACTATCGCCTGGGCGTGTTTGGCTTCATGTCGCACCCCGAACTGACCAAGGAGTCGCCCCATCATGCGTCGAGCAATTATGGGTATTTAGATCAGGCTGCGGCCTTGCGTTGGGTGCAGCAAAACATTGCCGCTTTCGGTGGTGATCCTAAGCGAGTGACCATTGCGGGCGAATCGGCTGGTTCGGTTTCGGTAAGTGCGTTGATGGTATCGCCCTTGTCGAAAAACCTGATTGCCGGGGCTATTGGCGAAAGTGGTTCGCTGTTAGGAACGTTGCCACCTGCTCCACTTGCCACTGCCGAAGAAGCGGGAGTGAAGTTTGCAACGAGCATTGGCGCTAATTCACTCGCCGATTTACGGGCAATGTCGGCTGAAAAATTGCTTGAAGCGACCTTGAAGCCTGGTGTTCCCTGGTTCACATCGGCGTTGGATGGCTATTTCTTCCCAAAATCGCCAGTAGAGTTATTTACAACGGGTCAGCAGGCGCATGTGCCTCTGCTGGTTGGCTGGAATTCGGAAGAAATGAATTATCGCGCCGTGATGGGAAAGGAAGAGCCTACTGTAGCAAACTATACCGCAACGGTGAAAAAACTCTACCCAGAACGTGCCGACGAAGTGCTGAAATTGTACCCTGCTAAAACGGATGAAGAAGTTGCCCAGGCCGCTACCGATCTGGCCAGTGATCGTTTCATAGGGTACAGTACCTGGCGTTGGGCTGATATGCAGGCCAAAACGGGAGGTAAACCAGTGTATCGTTATCTATATGCCCGTCCACGTCCAGCCATGACTGCTGCTATGGGCGATGCTGCTCCTGGCTTGGCGGGTGGCGTAGTAAAGGGTAAGGATGCCGCAGCTATGAAAATTTCGCCTGCTCGTGGTGCTGTTCACTCGGCAGAAATCGAATATGCGATGGGTAATTTGCCTCTGAATAAGGTATATGCCTGGACACCTGACGATTACAAAGTGTCGGAAGTGATGCAGAATTACTTTGCCAACTTTATAAAAACCGCTAACCCAAATGGACCCGGTTTGCCAAAGTGGTCGGCTGTGAGTAGCGATAAGAGTGTTGATGTTATGCAGATTGACGTGAATACACGTTCCGAAATGGAAAAGAACCGGGCGCGTTACCTGTTCCTGGATCAATTGAGTGCCAAGCAGTAAGCAAGAGTAAACAATAATGGTGGCAGTGGTGTCAGCTTCTCAAAGCTGACACCACTGCCACCATTATTGTTTACTAATCAACTCCGCCACCTCGCGACCCGTCTGCATAGCTGCGTTGAGCGATGGATAGGCCGTTTGATCACCGCATTGATACAGCGTAGGGCTCAACTGAAATGGTTTCTGTAGCGCATCTTCACCAGCCTGTTCTGGATTGTAAATGGGTAAAGAATGTGGAATGGAATAGGTTCGTAAATGGTGCCATGCTTGAACTCCTTCTCCGAACCAGCTAGTCAATTCCCGTTTAATCTGCTCCGCTAATTCCGTTTCGCTGATGGTTTGCGGCCCCTGCGTACTGACCGAAATCAGCACTTTGTCGGCAGGAGCGTAGTCGGGAGCCACATCGCTCATAATCGCTACATTATGTACGACCGAACTACGGCTTGTATTGAGTAGTAAAAGCTTTCTCTGATCGGGACTAAGGGTTAACTGAGTTGGGTCGGCAGAGAAGTAGGTACAAGTTGTTTGATGAAACGACGCATCGGTGGGTTCGGGATGACCTTGCAACAAGGCAGCTTGTGCAGCATCAACGGCCAAGACTATGGCGCTTGCCGTAATCGTTTTACCCGATTTCAACAGAATAGTATTACCCACAACTTGCTCTACCGGACTGTTTAACCAGAGTTGGCCAGGAGCCAGATGACTCGCCAACTGGTCGGCAATAGTTCCTATGCCCTGTGCTGGTACAGCGCCATCGCCCGAGAAAAACATTCGAAAGCAAAACTCGAAGAAATTGCTTGATGTAGTCAGTTCATCTTCCAGGAAAACACCCCCAAAAAAAGGCCGGAAAAATCGATCAATGATCTGTTCGGAAAAACCAAACTCCTGTAAAAAAGCCAGTGTTGTTTTGGGCTTCTGTTGGAATAACTCGCTAAATGTCAGGCTTTGCGTTCGGCGCATTAATTCAGCAATGCGCAGCTTATCGCTCAGCGTACCAACTGTTGAGGCCAGCGTTTGAAAAATAGCCAGCGGTTCCTGAAGCGGATTTTGTAACGTTAGCCAATTTCCCTGATCGCGAATCAATGCCCCCGACCGAAACGGTTTTAGGTCAAGCGCGCTATAATTGAGTAAACGTTGCGCTTCTGGGTAAGCTGTTAGTAAAATCTGGAATCCCCGGTCGAGTTTGAAACCATCCACCATATCCGTACGCACACGCCCGCCTACACCGTCGCTAGCTTCGAGAATGATTGCCTGAATACCGGCTTGTTTCAGATAAACGGCACAGGTTAAGCCAGCTATACCGGCACCAATAATAACAACAGGTGAATCCACCGCAACAGCGGACTGAGCATGCGCATCTGCAGACATATCAAAAGAAGTTGAGGAACCGAATAAAAATCAAATTTAAATGACACAGCGCTGTGATAACAAAATCCCAGACGTATTGTGGTATTTTTTCTATATAACTTTAATTATTCAAAGTTTATAATAATTTAACATGCTGAAAATCAGTGTATAATAATTATGTATTGTTGTTTTTTTTTTAGAAAATATTAATTTTGTCGCAACAAGTTGCGTTATAGCGGCATGAATCTGTTGGTTGTTGATAACTTCGACTCGTTTACGTACATGCTGGTAGATTATCTACAGCATGCGGGGGCTGTATGTCGGGTTGTTCGTAACGATGAAAGCTGGGTTAAGTTGACCCAGGAACCTGTTGACGCCGTCGTATTATCGCCAGGACCGGGCGTGCCACAACAAGCGGGACAACTCATGGACGTGATTCGTTACTACCATAAGCGAGTACCAATTCTGGGAGTTTGCTTGGGCCATCAGGCGCTGGGCGAGTTCTTTGGGGCGAAACTGATTCGGGCTCATCGGCCAATGCATGGTAAAGTTTCGCCAATCCGGGTGTTGACCGACGATGTACTATGGTATGGCTTACCGGGAGAGTTTGATGTAACGCGGTACCACTCACTACTATTGACAGAGATGCCTGATCAATTGGTGTGTACGGCTGTTACAAAACAAGAGGAAGTAATGGCCATGCGACACCAGACGTTACCAATTTGGGGTGTCCAATTTCACCCTGAAGCAGCCTTAACGCACTATGGATTGCCAATGATTAAAAACTGGATTGACTTTGTTTTGTTTACTCTTAAAAAAACAGATTCTGCCACATCCTTAACTATTGAATACGCATGAACTATCAGATTCGAGAGGAAGCGGGTTTCCGCTATGTTGATGAGGGCCAGGGTGATGTGCTGTTATTATTGCATGGACTATTTGGGGCGCTTAGTAACTGGGATAGTGTAATTAACACGTTTGCTGGTCGTTATCGGGTAATCATCCCATTGCTGCCGATTTATGAAATGCCGCTTCGGCAGGCAAGTCTGGAAGGTTTAGTGGCCTTCATTGAGAAGTTTGTTGTGCAGAAAGACCTGCACGGCATGACGTTGCTTGGTAACTCTCTAGGTGGCCACTTAGCCATTTTGTATACCTTCAAAAATCCTGAACAAGTCCGAGGGTTAGTACTCACGGGAAGTTCAGGCTTGTTTGAGAACGGTATGGGAGGCTCTTTCCCCAAACGTGGCAGCTATGATTACATTGCCGAACGCGTTGCCTATACATTCTACGATCCGAAGGTAGCCTCTAAAGAACTGATCGACGAAGTATTTGAGATTACCAGCAGTATTCCAAAATGCATGAGTATTGTGGGAATTGCCAAGTCGGCTCAGCGGAACAACGTGGCTAAGGACTTATACAAGATTCAGGTGCCCACGTTGCTGGTGTGGGGACTCAATGATACCATTACACCGGCGGAGGTTGGCCATGAATTCAATCGATTGATTGCCAATTCTGAACTATACTTTATCGACAAATGCTGCCATGCACCCATGATGGAGTGCCCCGACCGATTTAATGAATTGCTGGACGGCTGGCTCGCCCGGCATCTGGTTAGTGAATTAGTAGAGTAAGTATATACCTAAAAGGGTAGGAGTGCCCGTTGTTCTCCCTCGCTCTTCGCTCATATTTTACTTACTTATCGTAAGATTTGGAAACTCTGGAAGAATTTCCGTAGTTTTCTGCTAAACAGGTTACTGTTTTATTGACTACACGTTATTACCTATGCTGGCTGCCGAACTAATAGACCCTATGCTTCCTGCCCTAAAGCCAACCGACTCCGTTGGGCAGGCACTGGACTGGATGCAGGAACACCGCGTCGGGCAACTCGTTCTGACCGATCAGGGCGAATACCGGGGAATCGTGAGCGAAGAGTTGCTCCTGGATGTTGCCGACGATGAACGGTCGCTGGGTAATGTACTTCGCTTGTTTGAGCAGACCTATGTCCACGAAGATCAACATTTGTTTGAGGTTTTAGGGCTGGTTATTCAGCAGCAAATGGAAGTTGTGGCAGTCCTGAACGAAGGACAGGAGTTTATGGGCACAATTTCCGTTACTGAACTGCTCAAGCAGTTTGGACAGGAACTTGGTGTACAGGAAGTTGGTGCCATTCTGATTTTAAATATGAATGAACGCGATTATTCACTGACCGAAATCAGCCGACTAGTCGAGTCTAATAATGTTAAAATCATAAGCAGTTTTTTCTCCAGTGCTGCCTATGGAATGCCCGATCGCTCCCGATTAACGCTTAAACTCAACCGACGGGATATTACCCCTGTCATTTCAACACTTGAACGCTTCGGTTATCAAATTGAAGCTGCTTTTGCCAATGCTCCGGTCGAAAGTATTGATCAGGAACGACTCGATTCGCTACTTCGCTACCTTAATACGTAGTTTTGTCGTTCGTGATTCGTAGTTTGTGGTTCGAAGTTATACGACAGCAAAAACGACAAACTACAAACCGCTCCAGCGGCTCGACTCAAACTACAAACTAATCTATGAAAATCGCCATTCACGGGCGCAACTTTCCCGAATCGGCCCGGCCGTACATCCAATCGATGTTTGAGGAATTGGCTAGACGGCAGGCCGAATTGATTATCTCGCAAGGCTATCGCGAGTTTCTGGATAATGCGGGTGTAGCCCATTATAGTGAAGCCACCTATACCGTTGAGGAAGGGGTTACCGACGCCGATTTTATTTTTAGTTTAGGAGGAGACGGCACGTTGCTCGATGCAGTAACGCATGTTGGCGCTCGTCAGATTCCAATTATCGGTATTAACATTGGCCGGTTAGGTTTCCTGGCAACCGTTGCTCCTGCATCGGTACGACTAATGATTGATGCTCTTTTCAATGAGCAGTACAGTATTGATGAGCGCACTTTGGTGAGCGTTCGGTCGAGCCAGGATATTTTTGGAAACCTTCCCTTTGGGCTGAACGACTTCACGATCACGCGCACGCAAACATCGTCGATGATTACGGTGCATGCTTATCTTGATGGTGAGTTTCTGAATTCCTATTGGGCCGATGGGCTGATTGTATCAACGCCTTCGGGATCAACGGGTTATTCGCTCAGTTGTGGAGGCCCGGTATTATTACCCCATACTGGTAGCCTGATTATTACCCCCATTAGCCCGCACAATCTGAACGTTCGACCGATGATTGTGATGGATACTTGCCAGTTTACTTTTGAGGTTGAAAGCCGGAGTGGTAATTTTTTAGCTGCCCTGGATTCTCGTTCCTTTACGGTTGATACTTCCGTTCGAATTAGCCTTCAGAAAGAAGCATTTAAAGCCCGATTGGTCAAACTTAGCGACGATAACTTCCTGAATACGTTACGTAGTAAGCTTAACTGGGGCTGGGATATTCGTAATTAACGAAGCAATAGGGTGGATTGTATAAAGTCTGTCTTAGTTTTCACAATTTCTCCACATTTCTCATTTGTGGCATAATTTTTACGGCGTATTGCCAATAAAAGCAACAATATGGCCGTTTCGGAATTGGTTGGTTTGTGGACCAATCGAGGTTGATTCACCTATCTTAAGAGTATGAATAACTACAAACAGTTGGTAGTTGGGGCTGTGGCAATTTGCTTATTGACAGGCCTGTTTACCGAAAGCCTAGCCCAGCGACGACCAAATACACATTTTGTACCTTATTCGTCAGTTTCGTTTGGCGGGGGGACATCGACTTATTTTGGGGAATTGAATCCGTATAGTACACCCTTAAGGTCATTATTTAATTTACCTCGCTGGAATCTTGGACTGGGCTATACGCGCCAATTTACCCCTCACTTTGCAGCTAGGGTTGCATTTACCTGGGCACGAATCGTAGGGGATGATTATACCTTCAGTAAAAGTAACCCGCAGAAGTATGCACTTCAATATGTGACGAACCTAAACTTTCGGAATGATGTAAAAGAATTCGCTATTACAGGTATTTATAATTTTATAGAAGATGGGCGCAATTCAGATGTTCGTGCGAAATTCACTCCCTATTTATTTGGTGGTCTTGCCTTAGTGGCCCATAGCCCCGAAACGATGCCTGGTGATTCACTTCAGCAGGCATATAAGCTGGATAAATGGGTGAAACTTCAGCCATTGCACACGGAAGGCCAGGGACAACCAGGTTATCAAAAACCTTATTCATTGGTTACACTGGCGATTCCAGTTGGGATTGGTGCACGATATAGACTTAATGATAATTTTAACATAGGCGCTGAGATTGGCTACCGAATGACCTTAACCAATTATCTGGATGATGTGGGGGGAGCCTATCCTAATCCTGACGCCGTACAAGGACTAGGGGCTGCCTTAGCCGATCGTCGGAACGAATCGATTGCTGCTCGTACTGGTGATTCTCGTGCCGCTGATCTCCAGCAACTTCGTCAGTCTAATCCGGACTTATTCGCGTCGTCAGCGCGCGGAGGGGGAGCTAAAAAGCTTCCAAGAGATGGATATCTTTTAACGACGTTCACAATTCAGTATATTATTCCGACCAAAATCAAGTGTCCGCCTATTAAATAAGCAGTAGGTAGAAAATGCAAAAAGCTTATAGGTTACTGTCATTGAATTTATGCATCGATACCGAATAAATATAGCCCGGCTGATTGTAGTCGGGCTTTTTATCAGTTTTAGCACACAGGCGCAAAAAATTGAACTTGGAGCCAGTTTAGGCGGGATGCTCTGTAAAGGCGACGTAACGCCAGCCATGAATCCCCGATTTATTAGTCCGGCAGTCGGAGGATTCTTTCGGTATAATGCAACCCGGTCGTTCTCAATGCGTGCAGGAGGCTCTATTGGATCATTTCGGGGTGAGGATCGCTATAGCAGTGATCCCCTTCAGTTAGCTCGTAATTATTCCTATAAGACCAATATCCAGGAACTATACATTGATTTTGAATACAATTTTTTGAACTATAAGCCTTTGCCAAAAGCAAAAAACTGGACTCCCTATATATTTGGAGGAATTGGCTTGTGTCGATTTAATAATGATGTTATTCGGGCGGGTGGGGTTGTTACCTATCCACTTGGTATAGGTGTAAAGTATGAAATAAAGCGACCCTGGAGTATTGGGGCAGAGTTTGGGACACGATTCTCCAGAACTGACTACCTGGATGGCCTCGGCGATCTAACATTTGGTAGAGCCGTAACCAAAACATCGCAAGGAAACCCGGCTCTGTCAGATAGCTACACCTATGTCGCCCTAACGGTAAGCTATACGTTCTACAAAATTGTTTGCCCGTAAAACGGTTGTCTTTCTATAGATTAAATGAAAAAGCATCGCCTTCACAAGTGATGCTTTTTCATTTAATTACCGGGCAACTTAAGCGATTTATTGGTTTATTATTCGCTTCGTAAACTCTTTACAGGATTTACCAGCGCGGCTTTTATCGTTTGGAAACTTACCGTTGCCAGAGCAACCAGAATAGCGGCCAGACCAACACCTGCGAAAACCCATACACTTAGCGCTATGTGCTCTACATAACTATCCAGCCACGTTTTCATTAAAAACCAGGCTACTGGTAAAGCGATCACCAGAGCAATGATAACCAGCTTGACAAAGTCCTGGGAGAGGTTAATAATGATGCTCACGATGCTGGCCCCCATTACTTTCCGAATACCAATTTCTTTGGTACGTTGTTCGATGATCATCATGGCTACAGCGAATAGGCCTAAGCAAGATAGCAGAATAGCGATGCTAGAAGCCAGACTACAGATTCGTGACAATTGCTCTTCATTCTGGTACCAGGCATCCACATTCTCATCCAGAAACGTGCCCAGAAATTCCGACTGTGGAGCCACTCCCTTCCATACCTCTTTAAGTTTATCCATTGTACCGGCCAAACTCTGTGGAGTGACCCGGACAAAAATGTACTGAATGGATTCGGTATTAGACAGGTACATGGTGATCGGTTTGACTTCGTCGGCTAGTGAATACAAGTGGAAATCAGGAACGACGCCAATAATTTGTGACTTCGTATTCGATGAATCAGCATCGTCTCCCAACAACATACCTACAGGATTCGATTCACCCATCATTTTGGCCATGCTTGCCGTAATAATTACGCGCTTCACGGAGTCGGTTGCATAGGTTCGGTCGAAATCACGACCCGCTATTGGTTTGATTTTTAGCGTTTTTAGGTAATCGAAGTCGATTAATAGTAAATCGCTTGATACTTTTCGGCCTTTGTACGTAAAGCCAATACTCGATCGGGAGCTGACTCGATCTTTACCACGTCCCAGATTGATACCTGTACCGCTTATCGACAAGATAGATGGGTCATTGGCTAATGTATTTCGTAGGCGTCCTAGTGCTTGCCGACCATTTACCTGATTACCAACCGGAATACTAATCACCTGCTCTTTTTGGAACCCGAGTGGCCTTGTCCGCAGAAAATTCAGTTGCTGCGACGCGATGATGGTGCAGCAGGCCAGTAAACTCGACATAATAAATTGGGTAACAATCAGTGAGTTGCGGATTGCTCCGGGGCGTTTGATGGATAATTTACCTTTCAAAACTTCTACTGCATTGAACTTCGCCATCTGCCAGGCAGGATACCCACCTGCAACAAAGGTGACTAGGACAAACACGATCAAAATGACGCCAATAAAACCTGGCTGAAGCATTTGTGCGAATTTGACTCTACCGTCGAACGTAGCATTGAAGAGGGGTAAAAGTAAATAGGTAAGTAGCACGCCTACTAGAAATCCAACCAGACAAATTAGGGTTGATTCACCCCAAATCTGAACAAAAAGCTGGTTTTTCAGCGCTCCCAACGCTTTACGCACACCAACCTCACGGGCACGAGTGAATGACCTTGCGATACTTAGGTTGATAAAGTTGATGCAGGCGATCAGGAGAATAAAAAAGGCGATGCCCATCAGTGTGTACACGATTGCAATTGGGGTGCCACCTCTGCCTGCTATATCCCGATCAAAATGTACACGGGAGAGATTCTGTAACCGAACGGCAAACAAATCGCCATGCTGATCGGGCTTGGCCCCTTTCTTTTTGAGTTCGTCGAGATTGCCCTTGAAATACTTCTGAGCGAATGGTTTTAAGCGGTTTTCAAATGTGGCCTGATCGACGTGAGGAGGGAGTTTTACAAAAACGGTATGTGACTGAGCGCTCCAGTTATCTTTATCTTGCTGATAGCTGTACGAATTCTCGATCCGGACTAAGATGTCGTATTGAATGGACGAATTGTCGGGCGCATCGCTAATGATACCTGTTACAATATATT
Proteins encoded in this region:
- a CDS encoding DUF6089 family protein, with product MNNYKQLVVGAVAICLLTGLFTESLAQRRPNTHFVPYSSVSFGGGTSTYFGELNPYSTPLRSLFNLPRWNLGLGYTRQFTPHFAARVAFTWARIVGDDYTFSKSNPQKYALQYVTNLNFRNDVKEFAITGIYNFIEDGRNSDVRAKFTPYLFGGLALVAHSPETMPGDSLQQAYKLDKWVKLQPLHTEGQGQPGYQKPYSLVTLAIPVGIGARYRLNDNFNIGAEIGYRMTLTNYLDDVGGAYPNPDAVQGLGAALADRRNESIAARTGDSRAADLQQLRQSNPDLFASSARGGGAKKLPRDGYLLTTFTIQYIIPTKIKCPPIK
- the porG gene encoding type IX secretion system protein PorG translates to MHRYRINIARLIVVGLFISFSTQAQKIELGASLGGMLCKGDVTPAMNPRFISPAVGGFFRYNATRSFSMRAGGSIGSFRGEDRYSSDPLQLARNYSYKTNIQELYIDFEYNFLNYKPLPKAKNWTPYIFGGIGLCRFNNDVIRAGGVVTYPLGIGVKYEIKRPWSIGAEFGTRFSRTDYLDGLGDLTFGRAVTKTSQGNPALSDSYTYVALTVSYTFYKIVCP
- a CDS encoding FtsX-like permease family protein encodes the protein MTKQHPVPPAWADRLVTWFCPNYLQEELLGDLHEQFDLHVEEVGEPKARRLYVREVLKFCRPYFLKRRVSALTQPATNIASFNKDRYTYTQPDSRPTFFLSPDMLLNYIKIALRTLWKSKGYAAINVVGLSVAFVVCIFLFLRSYLHLTYDNFHQDDDRIFQTYFFSNDPEKALRSGNMPLPLTPALKADYPELEAAARILTGRKSLVEVKGKYFDKLVLQTDQDFLKIFSFPLIKGNREIALRNLSSVIISENMAKTAFGTEDPMGKTLQIGSESHKKQYIVTGIISDAPDNSSIQYDILVRIENSYSYQQDKDNWSAQSHTVFVKLPPHVDQATFENRLKPFAQKYFKGNLDELKKKGAKPDQHGDLFAVRLQNLSRVHFDRDIAGRGGTPIAIVYTLMGIAFFILLIACINFINLSIARSFTRAREVGVRKALGALKNQLFVQIWGESTLICLVGFLVGVLLTYLLLPLFNATFDGRVKFAQMLQPGFIGVILIVFVLVTFVAGGYPAWQMAKFNAVEVLKGKLSIKRPGAIRNSLIVTQFIMSSLLACCTIIASQQLNFLRTRPLGFQKEQVISIPVGNQVNGRQALGRLRNTLANDPSILSISGTGINLGRGKDRVSSRSSIGFTYKGRKVSSDLLLIDFDYLKTLKIKPIAGRDFDRTYATDSVKRVIITASMAKMMGESNPVGMLLGDDADSSNTKSQIIGVVPDFHLYSLADEVKPITMYLSNTESIQYIFVRVTPQSLAGTMDKLKEVWKGVAPQSEFLGTFLDENVDAWYQNEEQLSRICSLASSIAILLSCLGLFAVAMMIIEQRTKEIGIRKVMGASIVSIIINLSQDFVKLVIIALVIALPVAWFLMKTWLDSYVEHIALSVWVFAGVGLAAILVALATVSFQTIKAALVNPVKSLRSE